The Halorientalis sp. IM1011 genome window below encodes:
- the glnA gene encoding type I glutamate--ammonia ligase, with protein MTNPNIKADGGLTEDAQAVVDEIEEKNVDFLRLQFTDILGTVKNVSVPAEQAEKAFSEGIYFDGSSIEGFVRIQESDMRLVPDPDTFSVLPWRNSEEHASARLICDVINTSTGEPFEGDPRYVLKQALERAEELGYTVNAAPEPEFFLFEEDEDGRATTKTNDAGGYFDLAPKDLASDVRRDIIYGLEEMGFEIEASHHEVAEGQHEINFEYDDALTTADNVGTFRTVVRAIAAEHDLHATFMPKPIPKINGSGMHTHISLFTEDGENAFHDGDDEFDLSEEAKQFTAGILEHAPALAAITNPTVNSYKRLVPGYEAPVYVAWSDRNRSALIRKPAARIPAASRIEARFPDPSCNPYLAFAALIHAGLDGIERGLECPDPVRENIYDFDAEKREEYGIETLPENLGEAVDELQEDETVMNALGDHIGEKFVEAKEQEYKEYLVDVSEWELDRYLETF; from the coding sequence ATGACAAACCCGAACATCAAGGCTGACGGCGGGTTGACAGAGGACGCACAGGCAGTGGTAGACGAGATCGAGGAGAAAAACGTCGACTTCCTCCGGCTCCAGTTCACGGACATTCTGGGGACCGTGAAGAACGTGAGCGTACCGGCCGAGCAGGCCGAGAAGGCCTTCAGCGAGGGGATCTACTTCGACGGCTCTTCGATCGAGGGGTTCGTCCGGATCCAGGAGTCGGACATGCGGCTCGTGCCGGACCCGGACACCTTCTCCGTTCTGCCGTGGCGTAACTCCGAGGAACACGCCAGCGCCCGACTCATCTGTGACGTCATCAACACCTCGACCGGCGAGCCCTTCGAGGGCGACCCCCGGTACGTTCTGAAGCAGGCCCTCGAACGCGCCGAGGAACTGGGCTACACGGTCAACGCCGCACCGGAACCCGAGTTCTTCCTGTTCGAGGAGGACGAGGACGGCCGCGCGACGACCAAGACCAACGACGCCGGCGGCTACTTCGACCTCGCACCCAAGGACCTCGCTTCCGACGTGCGCCGTGACATCATCTACGGCCTCGAGGAGATGGGCTTCGAGATCGAGGCCAGCCACCACGAGGTCGCCGAAGGGCAACACGAGATCAACTTCGAGTACGACGACGCCCTGACGACGGCCGACAACGTGGGGACCTTCCGGACGGTCGTGCGGGCCATCGCGGCCGAACACGACCTCCACGCCACCTTCATGCCCAAGCCGATCCCGAAGATCAACGGCTCGGGGATGCACACCCACATCTCGCTTTTCACCGAGGACGGCGAGAACGCCTTCCACGACGGCGACGACGAGTTCGACCTGAGCGAGGAGGCAAAGCAGTTCACCGCCGGCATCCTCGAACACGCGCCCGCGCTGGCGGCCATCACGAACCCGACCGTAAACTCCTACAAGCGCCTGGTGCCCGGCTACGAGGCACCCGTCTACGTCGCCTGGTCGGACCGCAACCGCTCGGCGCTGATCCGCAAGCCGGCCGCCCGCATCCCGGCCGCCAGTCGGATCGAGGCGCGCTTCCCCGACCCGTCGTGTAACCCCTACCTCGCCTTCGCGGCGCTCATCCACGCCGGTCTCGACGGCATCGAGCGCGGGCTGGAGTGCCCCGACCCCGTCCGGGAGAACATCTACGACTTCGACGCGGAGAAACGCGAGGAGTACGGCATCGAGACCCTCCCCGAGAACCTCGGCGAAGCCGTCGACGAACTCCAGGAAGACGAGACCGTCATGAACGCCCTTGGCGATCACATCGGCGAGAAGTTCGTCGAGGCCAAAGAGCAGGAGTACAAGGAGTACCTCGTCGACGTCTCCGAGTGGGAACTCGACCGCTACCTCGAGACGTTCTAA
- the lrp gene encoding HTH-type transcriptional regulator Lrp, producing the protein MTYENLDRKLVNSLLGDGRASLRSLAEELDVSVTTISNHLKDLEEDGIITGYTPKVDYDALGYDVTAVVQLKVEGSALPDVTDRLQEHKQMISVYEVTGDYDIIAIGKFTDTDGMNDQIKEMLVDPEIKESNTSVVLNAASEHEQFTLDVE; encoded by the coding sequence ATGACGTACGAAAATCTGGACCGAAAGTTGGTGAATTCCCTACTGGGCGACGGCCGTGCGAGTTTGCGAAGCCTCGCCGAGGAACTGGACGTGTCCGTCACGACCATCTCGAATCACCTCAAAGACCTCGAAGAAGACGGGATCATCACCGGGTACACGCCCAAAGTCGACTACGACGCGCTGGGCTACGACGTGACCGCCGTCGTCCAGCTGAAAGTCGAGGGGTCGGCCCTGCCAGACGTGACCGACCGCCTGCAGGAACACAAACAGATGATCTCGGTCTACGAGGTCACCGGCGACTACGACATCATCGCCATCGGCAAGTTCACCGACACAGACGGCATGAACGACCAGATCAAGGAGATGCTGGTCGATCCCGAGATCAAGGAGTCCAACACCAGCGTCGTGCTCAACGCCGCCAGCGAACACGAGCAGTTCACGCTGGACGTGGAGTAA
- a CDS encoding phosphatase PAP2 family protein yields the protein MSLRDAGAVEAFGALPDPLVAAFALVTLLGDVATYFLLFSVLYWLGDRTPVIGDRLDRPLIVQVVALGFTALALVTVLKHVFALPRPPGAGTPVAVAGVPDALRPLVRGATVDDGYGFPSGHAIGSTAVYGGLGWLVADESDRRPLYAGATIAVLVSLSRVVVGVHYLGDVLVGVALGVALLLVVTRYFPTPARSFPAAGVLAAIGLVAVGPTEYLLFGLGASLGATAAWWTLGDRIPDRARSGREALVTVVLGILVVGGLLAVVAALDLPALGTVVAVAVVIGALVAVPVAGARVDAALG from the coding sequence ATGTCGCTCCGCGACGCCGGTGCCGTCGAGGCCTTTGGCGCGCTGCCCGACCCGCTCGTCGCCGCCTTCGCACTGGTGACACTGCTGGGCGACGTGGCCACCTACTTCCTGCTGTTCTCCGTCCTCTACTGGCTGGGCGACCGGACCCCCGTCATCGGCGACCGGCTGGACCGACCCCTGATCGTCCAGGTCGTCGCCCTCGGATTCACGGCGCTGGCGCTCGTCACAGTTCTGAAACACGTCTTCGCGCTCCCGCGTCCGCCCGGGGCCGGCACGCCGGTCGCGGTCGCGGGCGTCCCCGACGCGCTCCGACCGCTGGTACGAGGGGCGACCGTCGATGACGGCTACGGGTTCCCGAGCGGGCACGCCATCGGTAGCACCGCCGTCTACGGCGGCCTCGGCTGGCTGGTCGCAGACGAGAGCGATCGGCGACCGCTGTACGCCGGCGCGACGATCGCAGTCCTCGTCTCGCTGTCCAGAGTCGTCGTCGGCGTCCACTACCTCGGTGACGTCCTCGTCGGGGTCGCGCTGGGCGTGGCGCTGCTTCTCGTCGTCACTCGATACTTCCCGACGCCGGCCCGGTCGTTCCCGGCGGCGGGCGTGCTGGCCGCGATCGGACTGGTCGCCGTCGGTCCGACCGAGTACCTGCTGTTCGGACTGGGTGCCTCGCTCGGCGCGACCGCCGCGTGGTGGACCCTCGGCGATCGGATTCCGGACAGGGCTCGCTCGGGTCGCGAGGCGCTGGTGACGGTCGTGCTAGGGATACTGGTCGTCGGTGGCCTCCTGGCGGTCGTCGCGGCGCTTGACCTCCCGGCGCTGGGGACCGTGGTCGCGGTTGCGGTCGTCATCGGGGCGCTGGTGGCGGTCCCGGTGGCTGGCGCGCGCGTCGATGCCGCTCTCGGATGA
- a CDS encoding cytochrome c biogenesis CcdA family protein, translated as MVDLPSVTAVFLAGLLTILTPCCLPMLPPLLAGGVGHRLRPLGIVTGSVVSFTAAGVATGAVAGLGPDTFRLPFTVLVVGFGVVLLDDGINAAYERRASRLAGWATDLSSGLERDAHPVASGVALGLLLGVIWLPCVGPVLGAVLAAVGQTGDLVRSGTLLFVYGWGFGVPLLAVAYGGNRTVQWFESRLLAGDRPAVLRRVTGAVLVGTGVSLLFELDKLAMTFANGTV; from the coding sequence ATGGTCGACCTCCCGAGCGTGACGGCGGTGTTCCTGGCTGGGCTACTGACGATTCTGACGCCCTGCTGTCTGCCGATGCTCCCGCCACTGCTGGCCGGCGGCGTGGGCCATCGCCTCCGGCCGCTCGGCATCGTCACCGGGAGCGTCGTCTCCTTCACGGCGGCCGGGGTCGCGACCGGGGCAGTCGCCGGCCTCGGTCCGGACACGTTCCGACTGCCGTTCACCGTGCTGGTCGTCGGGTTCGGGGTGGTCCTGCTCGACGACGGTATCAACGCCGCCTACGAACGCCGTGCCTCTCGACTCGCCGGGTGGGCGACCGACCTGTCGTCTGGACTCGAACGGGACGCCCATCCTGTCGCCAGCGGCGTCGCACTGGGGCTGTTGCTCGGCGTCATCTGGCTGCCGTGCGTCGGCCCGGTCCTCGGCGCCGTGCTCGCCGCCGTCGGGCAGACCGGCGACCTGGTCAGGTCCGGCACGCTGCTGTTCGTCTACGGCTGGGGATTCGGCGTCCCCTTGCTGGCAGTCGCCTACGGGGGCAACCGGACCGTTCAGTGGTTCGAGTCACGACTGCTCGCGGGCGACCGGCCAGCTGTCCTGCGGCGCGTGACTGGCGCAGTCCTCGTCGGGACCGGCGTGTCGCTTCTGTTCGAACTCGACAAACTCGCGATGACATTCGCTAACGGAACAGTATGA
- a CDS encoding CPBP family intramembrane glutamic endopeptidase produces MSDEHGGADGGSESDEVEATGARSEAGSAGSRGVAGLFVGLFWNRRERRLRFPWRLAVAVGVVGLLVLALGSVAVIALGDAWIDGAGGQLLSTVAVVVALPATSYIVGRRPIRALGLDLDRQWWRDAGFGLALGALLPTLLFGVGVAAGWVTVTGTFVTTSDAYLAFGDASVPVALLSVLVFFLGVAVSEELFVRGYLLTNLAEALAGFERVAGRHAITVATLATAGLFGVLHAGNPNATLLSITNITLFGVLLGFCYVWTSRLGIAVGVHLTWNAVVGAVYGFPVSGLTVGVTVLETETTGPPLLTGGAFGPEGGLLVLLALVAGFGLTAWWVRREYGDLALRESVAVATLRE; encoded by the coding sequence ATGAGCGACGAGCACGGGGGCGCGGACGGTGGGTCAGAGAGCGACGAAGTCGAGGCGACCGGGGCCCGGTCGGAAGCGGGAAGCGCCGGGAGTCGCGGCGTCGCAGGGCTATTCGTCGGACTCTTCTGGAACCGGCGGGAGCGCCGGCTCCGGTTCCCGTGGCGACTGGCCGTCGCAGTGGGGGTCGTCGGCCTCCTGGTCCTCGCGCTGGGCTCGGTGGCGGTGATCGCGCTCGGCGACGCCTGGATCGACGGCGCCGGCGGGCAGCTCCTGTCGACCGTCGCGGTCGTCGTCGCCCTCCCCGCTACGAGCTACATCGTCGGCCGGCGCCCGATCCGGGCACTCGGCCTCGACCTCGACCGCCAGTGGTGGCGCGACGCGGGATTCGGCCTGGCGCTCGGCGCCCTGCTCCCGACGCTGTTGTTCGGCGTCGGCGTCGCTGCCGGCTGGGTAACCGTCACCGGAACCTTCGTGACAACGTCCGACGCCTACCTCGCGTTCGGCGACGCGTCCGTGCCAGTCGCACTGCTCTCGGTTCTGGTCTTCTTCCTCGGCGTCGCCGTCTCCGAGGAACTGTTCGTCCGGGGCTACCTCCTGACGAACCTGGCGGAGGCGCTGGCCGGATTCGAGCGAGTTGCGGGCCGGCACGCCATCACCGTCGCGACGCTCGCGACCGCCGGGCTGTTCGGCGTCCTGCACGCCGGCAACCCCAACGCGACCCTGCTCTCGATCACGAACATCACGCTGTTCGGCGTCCTGCTCGGGTTCTGTTACGTCTGGACCAGTCGGCTGGGAATCGCCGTCGGCGTCCACCTGACCTGGAACGCGGTCGTCGGCGCAGTGTACGGGTTCCCCGTCAGCGGGCTCACCGTCGGTGTCACCGTGCTGGAGACGGAGACGACCGGCCCCCCGCTCCTGACCGGCGGCGCGTTCGGCCCCGAGGGCGGGCTGCTCGTGTTGCTCGCGCTCGTCGCTGGCTTCGGCCTGACGGCCTGGTGGGTCCGGCGGGAGTACGGCGATCTCGCGCTCAGGGAGTCCGTCGCGGTGGCGACCCTTCGGGAGTAG
- a CDS encoding c-type cytochrome: protein MNLPLDRRALATLLTLVVLTLAGCGFNPPIANDTSPAGGGDGGAAPGGEGGPGALPTQWNDTHVYDEGLRSGENKTNFRYRNATAGDAVEFVPKEMNESTLPANPYRRDLVRYGREIMANTSEVMPDHVGNNLSCANCHGGGDLPTTQGMVGQDIDLIPLVGTAAGYPEWTNRTSRMRDMRQRITGCFLRSMDAPSSPEGVPNYTSREVQAMEAYIEWLGQGQPIGSAPYWRRLAKPTGDEQVPIPEINPVRGAELYLESCASCHGADGQGIEGQYPPLWGNGSYGDGAGMGRVYTAAAFIREAMPYGTPHTVSDWRDVQDIAGYMNAHDRPNLQRQSQDWPETGPPDEAVYYERTQERFGYDRNPMAHKLELAGIPTDDTPLEEDMIPDDVSRYDQPLRNESANTQNSISNAMSDGD, encoded by the coding sequence GTGAACCTCCCACTCGATCGGCGGGCGCTGGCGACACTGCTCACACTCGTGGTACTTACGCTGGCTGGCTGTGGATTCAATCCCCCGATTGCGAACGATACGTCGCCGGCCGGTGGCGGCGACGGGGGTGCCGCCCCGGGCGGGGAGGGCGGGCCGGGTGCGCTCCCAACCCAGTGGAACGACACGCACGTCTACGACGAGGGGTTGCGGTCGGGCGAGAACAAGACGAACTTCCGCTACCGGAACGCGACGGCCGGTGACGCGGTCGAGTTCGTCCCCAAGGAGATGAACGAGTCCACGCTCCCGGCGAACCCCTACCGGCGCGACCTCGTCCGTTACGGGCGGGAGATCATGGCCAATACGTCAGAGGTGATGCCCGACCACGTCGGGAACAACCTCTCCTGTGCGAACTGTCACGGCGGCGGTGACCTGCCGACGACTCAGGGGATGGTCGGCCAGGACATCGACTTGATCCCGTTGGTCGGGACCGCTGCGGGCTACCCAGAGTGGACCAACCGGACCAGCCGGATGCGCGACATGCGACAGCGCATCACGGGGTGTTTCCTGCGGAGCATGGACGCACCCAGCTCACCCGAGGGCGTCCCCAACTACACGAGCCGCGAGGTGCAGGCGATGGAGGCCTACATAGAGTGGCTCGGACAGGGCCAGCCCATCGGTAGCGCTCCCTACTGGCGCCGCCTGGCCAAGCCGACCGGCGACGAGCAGGTTCCGATCCCCGAGATCAACCCGGTCCGGGGCGCCGAGCTGTACCTCGAGAGTTGCGCGTCCTGCCACGGCGCTGATGGCCAGGGCATCGAGGGCCAGTATCCGCCGCTGTGGGGGAACGGCTCGTACGGCGACGGTGCCGGGATGGGCCGCGTCTACACCGCGGCGGCGTTCATCCGCGAGGCGATGCCGTACGGCACCCCCCACACGGTGTCGGACTGGCGTGACGTCCAGGACATCGCTGGCTACATGAACGCCCACGACCGGCCGAACCTCCAGCGCCAGTCACAGGACTGGCCCGAGACGGGCCCGCCCGACGAGGCCGTCTACTACGAACGCACCCAGGAGCGGTTCGGCTACGACCGCAACCCGATGGCGCACAAGCTCGAGCTGGCGGGCATCCCGACCGACGACACGCCCCTCGAGGAGGACATGATTCCAGACGACGTGAGCCGGTACGACCAGCCGCTACGTAACGAATCCGCGAACACCCAGAACAGCATCTCGAACGCGATGAGCGACGGGGACTGA
- a CDS encoding pyridoxamine 5'-phosphate oxidase family protein: MPEIPEAYLDLFEKATFAHVTTMLPDGRPHTTPVWVDYDADADRLLVNTERHRRKAKNVEKDPTVSASMTDPDNPYRFLSVTGEVEDVTTEGAREHIDDLAMRYTGEDEYQQPIESERIVLRIRPDEVYSMDPS, from the coding sequence ATGCCCGAGATCCCCGAGGCGTACCTCGACCTGTTCGAGAAGGCCACGTTCGCCCACGTCACGACTATGCTGCCCGACGGCCGCCCGCACACCACGCCGGTCTGGGTCGACTACGACGCCGACGCCGACCGCCTCCTCGTGAACACCGAACGCCACCGCCGCAAGGCGAAAAACGTCGAGAAAGATCCGACCGTCTCGGCCAGCATGACCGACCCCGACAACCCCTACCGGTTCCTCTCGGTCACCGGCGAGGTCGAAGACGTGACGACGGAGGGCGCACGGGAGCACATCGACGACCTCGCGATGCGCTACACGGGCGAAGACGAGTATCAACAGCCCATCGAGAGCGAGCGGATCGTCCTCCGTATCCGCCCCGACGAGGTTTACTCGATGGATCCAAGCTGA
- a CDS encoding tRNA (guanine(26)-N(2))-dimethyltransferase, whose protein sequence is MRIEEGGVDVEVPGEATDGKEGEVFYNPEMELNRDLTVATLRAYREREDSEPTTYLDATAASGIRGVRAAADGWTATTCDVDPEAVDLAAANFERNGLAGETIHEDANVLMHQRRFDVVDVDPFGTPIPFADAAARSAQGLLCVTATDTAPLCGAHFESGVRKYGAVPRNTEYHAEMGLRVLLSALVRTAAKFDVAARPVFSHVTDHYARTYLDVEQGARAANALLEELGHVDHCQHCLYREHERGLLADPREDCPNCGHHLQTAGPIWLGDAHDPEFVAAVREAVTDEFGTADRARDLLSTIEGELSTPTHYDQHRLYKRWNESAVGMDDFLAALRDAGYEASRTHYGGTTFKTTADVAEVEAALA, encoded by the coding sequence ATGCGAATCGAGGAGGGCGGCGTCGACGTCGAGGTTCCCGGGGAAGCCACCGACGGGAAGGAGGGCGAGGTGTTCTACAACCCGGAGATGGAGCTCAACCGTGACCTCACGGTGGCGACGCTGCGGGCCTACCGGGAGCGCGAGGATTCGGAGCCGACCACCTATCTCGACGCGACGGCCGCCAGCGGCATCCGGGGCGTGCGGGCCGCGGCCGACGGCTGGACGGCCACGACCTGCGACGTGGACCCCGAGGCCGTCGACCTCGCGGCGGCGAACTTCGAGCGCAACGGGCTGGCGGGGGAGACGATCCACGAGGACGCGAACGTCCTGATGCACCAGCGGCGCTTCGACGTGGTGGACGTGGACCCGTTCGGGACGCCGATCCCCTTCGCCGACGCCGCCGCCCGGAGTGCGCAGGGGCTGCTCTGTGTCACCGCGACCGACACCGCGCCGCTGTGTGGCGCACACTTCGAGAGCGGCGTCCGAAAGTACGGCGCGGTCCCGCGCAACACCGAGTACCACGCCGAGATGGGACTCCGGGTACTGCTCTCGGCGCTGGTCCGCACCGCCGCGAAGTTCGACGTGGCCGCCCGCCCCGTCTTCAGCCACGTCACCGACCACTACGCCCGGACGTACCTCGACGTCGAGCAGGGCGCTCGGGCCGCGAACGCCCTGCTTGAGGAACTCGGTCACGTCGATCACTGCCAGCACTGTCTCTACCGCGAGCACGAACGTGGACTGCTGGCCGACCCGCGCGAGGACTGCCCGAACTGCGGTCACCACCTCCAGACCGCCGGTCCGATCTGGCTCGGCGACGCCCACGACCCCGAGTTCGTCGCCGCCGTCCGCGAGGCGGTCACCGACGAGTTCGGGACCGCCGACCGGGCACGCGACCTCCTCTCGACCATCGAGGGGGAGCTATCGACGCCGACCCACTACGACCAGCATCGGCTCTACAAACGGTGGAACGAGTCGGCGGTGGGGATGGACGACTTTCTCGCGGCACTGCGGGACGCGGGGTACGAGGCATCCAGAACTCACTACGGGGGAACGACGTTCAAGACGACGGCGGACGTGGCCGAGGTCGAGGCGGCGCTGGCCTAG
- a CDS encoding CcmD family protein, with protein sequence MEPLLLVGYTSLFVLLFGYMLRLQRRLARLERRLTDRQQ encoded by the coding sequence ATGGAACCGCTCTTGCTCGTCGGATACACGAGCCTGTTCGTCCTGCTGTTCGGCTACATGCTGCGCCTGCAGCGGCGACTGGCCCGCCTCGAACGACGGCTCACCGACCGCCAGCAGTAA
- a CDS encoding aldo/keto reductase, whose translation MNQRELGNSGVEVSEVGFGAWVVGTDWWGDRSREQAVDMLEHAIDCGVTFFDTGDVYGHGDSEELVGDALAEYRDEVTVSTKVGYDFYNNPQAGHGELPKRMDGEWIHTALDRSLDRLDMDYVDVLMLHNANVDEVTPDVLEALDELREEGKVEAVGWALGPSIGWLAEATEAVEQEFDALQLVFNVFEQTPGRHAIEEVRRLDADTSILPRVPHSSGLLNEQVTPDTELGEDDHRAYRPDEWYETGWEKVDNLRFLERDGERTMGQAAIQWLLSFDEVASVTPTFRTTDDIDEWAGAADTPPLSDEEFERVEELYEDNFGIDRDDGMDALRSSVGGADLEDVDKQAAGD comes from the coding sequence ATGAACCAGCGCGAACTCGGTAACTCGGGCGTCGAGGTCAGCGAAGTCGGCTTCGGTGCCTGGGTCGTCGGCACGGACTGGTGGGGCGACCGCTCCCGCGAGCAGGCCGTCGACATGCTCGAACACGCCATCGACTGCGGCGTCACGTTCTTCGACACCGGCGACGTGTACGGCCACGGCGATTCGGAGGAACTCGTCGGCGACGCCCTCGCCGAGTACCGCGACGAGGTGACCGTCTCCACGAAGGTCGGCTACGACTTCTACAACAACCCGCAGGCCGGCCACGGCGAACTCCCCAAGCGGATGGACGGCGAGTGGATCCACACGGCGCTGGACCGCTCGCTCGACAGGCTCGACATGGACTACGTCGACGTCCTCATGCTGCACAACGCAAACGTCGACGAGGTCACGCCCGACGTGCTGGAGGCACTCGACGAACTCCGCGAGGAGGGCAAGGTCGAGGCCGTCGGCTGGGCGCTGGGCCCCTCCATCGGCTGGCTCGCGGAGGCCACCGAAGCGGTGGAACAGGAGTTCGACGCGCTCCAGCTCGTCTTCAACGTCTTCGAGCAGACGCCGGGTCGACACGCCATAGAGGAGGTCCGCCGACTCGACGCCGACACCTCCATTCTCCCGCGGGTCCCCCACTCGTCGGGCCTCCTGAACGAACAGGTCACGCCCGACACGGAACTCGGCGAGGACGACCACCGCGCCTACCGCCCCGACGAGTGGTACGAGACGGGGTGGGAGAAGGTGGACAACCTGCGGTTCTTAGAGCGGGACGGCGAGCGCACGATGGGACAGGCCGCGATCCAGTGGTTGCTCTCCTTCGACGAGGTGGCCTCGGTCACCCCGACCTTCCGCACCACCGACGACATCGACGAGTGGGCCGGCGCGGCCGACACGCCCCCGCTCTCCGACGAGGAGTTCGAGCGCGTCGAGGAGCTCTACGAGGACAACTTCGGCATCGACCGCGACGACGGGATGGACGCCCTGCGCTCCTCGGTCGGCGGTGCGGATCTGGAAGACGTGGACAAGCAAGCGGCGGGCGATTGA
- a CDS encoding cytochrome c biogenesis protein: MSTLTSTLSRLIRVADWLMWSRVVRWGTLVTGLLSMGLVFGYASDTMYGIEHGANLIAYWHVPMAWVAALALSVTFLGSGLYLRYGGRFWNRLAHSAGEIGFLFATLTLLTGSIWGRVVWNSWWEWTDVRLVTFLIVWFIYAGYLLVYGATDRTSDERYAAVYGVLGFITVPISYLSTRLWTPTFHETTLANPEVSANIDPLTLGVSFVAATLLYGYLMALRMELHELTDRVRTQPHGGDH, translated from the coding sequence ATGAGTACACTGACCTCGACGCTCTCGCGGCTGATCCGCGTCGCGGACTGGCTCATGTGGAGCCGCGTGGTCCGGTGGGGTACGCTCGTCACCGGCCTGCTCTCGATGGGGCTGGTCTTCGGGTACGCCTCGGACACGATGTACGGAATCGAACACGGCGCGAACCTCATCGCCTACTGGCACGTCCCGATGGCCTGGGTGGCCGCGCTCGCGCTGTCGGTGACGTTCCTCGGGAGTGGGCTGTACCTCCGGTACGGCGGTCGGTTCTGGAACCGGCTCGCCCACAGCGCCGGCGAGATCGGGTTCCTGTTCGCGACGCTCACGCTGCTCACTGGAAGTATCTGGGGCCGCGTCGTCTGGAACTCCTGGTGGGAGTGGACCGATGTCCGCCTCGTCACGTTCCTGATCGTCTGGTTCATCTACGCCGGCTACCTCCTCGTCTACGGCGCGACCGATCGCACCAGCGACGAGCGGTACGCGGCCGTCTACGGCGTGCTGGGGTTCATCACCGTTCCGATCTCGTATCTGTCCACGCGGCTGTGGACGCCCACGTTCCACGAGACGACGCTGGCGAACCCCGAGGTGAGCGCCAACATCGACCCCCTGACGCTGGGGGTCTCTTTCGTCGCCGCGACGCTGCTGTACGGCTACCTGATGGCACTGCGAATGGAACTACACGAACTGACCGACCGCGTCCGCACCCAGCCACACGGAGGTGACCATTGA
- a CDS encoding YihY/virulence factor BrkB family protein, with protein MSRNADATGVARAVVAAARSEQITFLAASLAYYTFVSLMPLLLLAIVIATALGGDALAASVVGQLGTILSPSGEQILLESLTGASGRAGATVAGVVVLVWGALKLFRGLNVAFGQVYGTAESSTLVDQVVDATVALVAVGVGVGVAAGVNVAVGYLPNRLVAALGIPILALALTITFLPLYVILPDVPVGIREAVPGAVLAGGGWALLSSGFRIYAQNAGGFQLYGVIGGVLLLVTWFYVGGLVLLSGAVLNAVLADRDDGNRQLQQEPQRGIGQRASMSDEHGDAPDDGDDGADVNATATGPDEESDVEAELAELRSKLDEFEEDIDDRTVHREEIEHDLERYVRRRVRRGHATGWGPYLVLLYGTAMTIGAFYFLDGGWAILAMLVIWLSTLGLYTLMVLVGLGITVAGLPGRLRAAVESFRS; from the coding sequence GTGTCACGGAACGCAGACGCGACGGGTGTGGCGCGAGCCGTCGTCGCCGCCGCCCGATCAGAGCAGATCACGTTTCTGGCCGCCAGCCTCGCCTACTACACGTTCGTCTCGCTGATGCCGCTCCTCTTGCTGGCGATCGTGATCGCCACGGCGCTCGGTGGGGACGCCCTGGCCGCGAGCGTGGTCGGTCAGCTAGGCACGATCCTCTCGCCGTCGGGCGAACAGATCCTGCTGGAGTCGCTGACGGGCGCGAGCGGGCGCGCCGGTGCGACCGTCGCCGGGGTGGTGGTACTGGTGTGGGGGGCACTGAAGCTGTTTCGCGGCCTCAACGTGGCCTTCGGGCAGGTGTACGGCACCGCCGAGTCGAGTACGCTCGTCGATCAGGTCGTCGACGCCACCGTCGCACTGGTGGCGGTCGGCGTCGGTGTCGGCGTGGCGGCGGGCGTCAACGTCGCCGTCGGCTACCTCCCGAATCGGCTCGTGGCCGCGCTCGGGATCCCGATTCTGGCGCTGGCTCTGACGATCACGTTCCTCCCGCTGTACGTGATCCTCCCGGACGTGCCGGTCGGGATCCGGGAGGCGGTTCCCGGGGCCGTCCTCGCGGGGGGTGGCTGGGCACTCCTGAGCTCCGGCTTCCGGATCTACGCCCAGAACGCGGGCGGATTTCAGCTGTACGGCGTCATCGGTGGCGTCCTCTTGCTGGTGACGTGGTTCTACGTCGGCGGGCTCGTCTTGCTTTCGGGTGCCGTGTTGAACGCCGTGCTGGCCGACCGGGACGATGGCAACCGGCAACTACAACAGGAACCGCAACGAGGTATCGGTCAACGAGCGAGTATGTCCGACGAACACGGGGACGCGCCGGACGACGGCGACGACGGTGCCGACGTGAACGCGACAGCGACAGGTCCGGACGAGGAATCCGACGTGGAGGCCGAACTGGCCGAACTCCGCTCGAAACTCGACGAGTTCGAGGAGGACATCGACGACCGGACCGTCCACCGCGAGGAGATCGAACACGACCTCGAACGGTACGTCCGCCGCCGCGTGCGCCGCGGTCACGCGACCGGGTGGGGCCCGTACCTGGTCTTGCTGTACGGCACCGCCATGACCATCGGCGCGTTCTACTTCCTCGACGGCGGCTGGGCCATCCTCGCGATGCTCGTGATCTGGCTGTCGACGCTCGGCCTGTACACGCTGATGGTGCTTGTCGGCCTCGGCATCACGGTGGCCGGCCTGCCCGGCCGCCTGCGCGCCGCCGTCGAATCGTTCCGAAGCTGA